A genomic stretch from Zeimonas sediminis includes:
- a CDS encoding SPOR domain-containing protein: MAKRNGSQGSALDPALAQKKRARRRLIGAAALLLAAAIVLPLVLDPEPRQQPPDVEVEIPSRETALKPPPPPEPDAQPQAASPAAGVAAGRSPDAGQAPPPAEPPASGQAAPGQPPAAVAEAAPAPAPARPSSSAKSSAQPADVRTAPAPAPAPSASAAAARPGASNSARFVLQIGAYANPDSARSMMERARKAGVRAYTESVDTSAGSRTRVRVGPFSDRESAERARGKLKLVGIDSSIVTLP; the protein is encoded by the coding sequence ATGGCAAAGCGCAACGGTAGCCAAGGCAGCGCGCTCGATCCGGCGCTCGCCCAGAAGAAGCGAGCGCGGCGCCGCCTGATCGGCGCGGCCGCGCTGCTGCTGGCGGCGGCGATCGTCCTGCCGCTGGTCCTCGACCCCGAACCCCGCCAGCAGCCGCCCGACGTCGAGGTCGAGATCCCCTCGCGCGAAACGGCCCTGAAACCCCCTCCGCCGCCCGAGCCGGACGCCCAGCCGCAGGCTGCCAGTCCCGCCGCCGGCGTGGCGGCCGGGCGCTCGCCGGATGCCGGCCAGGCGCCGCCGCCGGCCGAGCCCCCGGCTTCCGGCCAGGCAGCGCCGGGGCAGCCGCCCGCTGCGGTAGCGGAGGCGGCGCCGGCGCCCGCCCCGGCAAGGCCGTCCTCCTCGGCGAAATCGTCGGCGCAGCCTGCCGATGTCCGGACCGCGCCGGCCCCCGCGCCCGCGCCATCCGCCAGTGCCGCGGCGGCCCGACCGGGCGCCTCGAACTCCGCCCGCTTCGTGCTCCAGATCGGCGCCTACGCCAATCCGGACAGCGCGCGCAGCATGATGGAGCGGGCCCGCAAGGCCGGCGTGCGCGCCTACACCGAATCGGTCGATACTTCGGCGGGCTCCAGGACCCGCGTCAGGGTCGGCCCGTTCAGCGACCGCGAGTCGGCCGAGCGCGCCCGCGGCAAGCTCAAGCTCGTCGGCATCGACTCCTCGATCGTGACGCTGCCGTGA
- a CDS encoding GGDEF domain-containing protein: MHPYEDAPPSDSPRILALFRRMIVKFGVARSVIAMTLTSLAMSLAGSALLRTLLGSGIEQKDVVVAALLPMLIAPPLAWMGINLISRLDRSERAQQHLATHDSLTELCNRREFFQRMARVHERAHREGRPAWLLMLDLDRFKAINDECGHLAGDRAIRQVADLCRAETRPGDVLGRYGGDEFALVVVGLDREAAGSIAARLRQRITATPLILSDGRRLALSTSIGLAALVSPDSPGLTLDRSIGQADDALREAKRLGRDRICVAAGERCEPLAA; the protein is encoded by the coding sequence GTGCACCCTTACGAAGACGCCCCTCCCTCGGACTCGCCCCGGATCCTGGCCCTCTTTCGCCGGATGATCGTGAAGTTCGGGGTCGCCCGGTCGGTGATCGCGATGACGCTGACCAGCCTCGCGATGTCGCTGGCCGGCTCCGCGCTGTTGCGCACGCTGCTGGGTTCCGGCATCGAACAAAAGGACGTCGTCGTCGCGGCGTTGCTGCCGATGCTGATCGCGCCGCCGCTCGCCTGGATGGGCATCAACCTGATCAGCCGCCTCGACCGCAGCGAGCGCGCCCAGCAGCATCTGGCCACGCACGACTCGCTGACCGAGCTGTGCAACCGACGCGAGTTCTTCCAGCGCATGGCGCGCGTCCACGAGCGCGCCCACCGCGAGGGCCGGCCCGCCTGGCTGCTGATGCTCGACCTCGACCGCTTCAAGGCGATCAACGACGAGTGCGGCCACCTGGCCGGCGATCGCGCGATTCGCCAGGTCGCCGACCTCTGCCGGGCGGAAACCCGGCCCGGCGACGTGCTGGGGCGCTACGGCGGCGACGAGTTCGCGCTGGTCGTCGTGGGGCTGGACCGCGAGGCCGCCGGCTCGATCGCCGCGCGGCTGCGCCAGCGGATCACCGCCACGCCCCTGATCCTCTCGGACGGCCGGCGACTCGCGCTGAGCACGAGCATCGGACTGGCCGCCCTGGTGTCGCCAGACTCGCCCGGCCTGACGCTGGACCGGTCGATCGGCCAGGCCGACGACGCACTGCGCGAGGCCAAGCGCCTGGGGCGCGACCGGATCTGCGTCGCCGCCGGCGAGCGCTGCGAGCCGCTCGCGGCCTGA
- the purF gene encoding amidophosphoribosyltransferase, translating into MCGILGAVSRSPVNQLLYDGLLLLQHRGQDAAGIATAMGKTFNMHKANGLVRDVFRTRNMRSLPGFSGIAHVRYPTAGSASNSEEAQPFYVNAPFGIMLAHNGNLTNSEQLKDEMFRRDRRHINTESDSEVLLNVLANELQAAVSGVTLDPASIFEAVRGLHRRVRGAYACVAEIAGAGVVAFRDPWGIRPLCYGEAENEQGDTEYLVASESVALEGLGYRLVRDVAPGEAVFIDLDGNLHTQQCADSPVLSPCVFEYVYFARPDSMIDGASVYDARLRMGEYLAEKLARELWRGDVDVVMPIPDTSRPAAMQLAMRLGIPYREGFIKNRYVGRTFIMPGQAVRKKTVRQKLNAMSVEFKGKNVLLVDDSIVRGTTSREIVQMARDSGANKVYFASAAPPVRFPNVYGIDMPTRGELIAHGRSDDEIRIAIGADALIYQSIEEMKQSVRDVNRALRDFDASCFDGRYVTGDVSPAYLDEIERQRLAAPASAEEDTPRSQMNLQFSVVRD; encoded by the coding sequence ATGTGTGGAATTCTCGGCGCGGTCTCGCGCAGTCCGGTCAACCAGTTGCTCTACGACGGCCTGCTGCTGCTGCAGCACCGCGGCCAGGACGCGGCCGGCATCGCCACGGCGATGGGCAAGACCTTCAACATGCACAAGGCCAACGGCCTGGTGCGCGACGTCTTCCGCACGCGCAACATGCGCTCGCTGCCGGGCTTCAGCGGCATTGCCCACGTGCGCTACCCCACCGCGGGGTCGGCCAGCAACTCCGAGGAGGCCCAGCCCTTCTACGTCAATGCGCCGTTCGGAATCATGCTGGCCCACAACGGCAACCTGACGAACTCCGAGCAGCTGAAGGACGAGATGTTCCGGCGCGACCGCCGTCACATCAACACCGAGTCCGACTCGGAGGTGCTGCTCAACGTGCTCGCCAACGAGCTGCAGGCGGCGGTCAGCGGCGTCACGCTCGATCCCGCTTCGATCTTCGAGGCGGTGCGCGGCCTTCACCGCCGCGTGCGCGGCGCCTATGCCTGCGTGGCCGAGATCGCGGGCGCGGGGGTGGTGGCCTTCCGCGACCCGTGGGGAATCCGGCCGCTGTGCTACGGCGAGGCCGAGAACGAGCAGGGCGACACCGAGTACCTGGTCGCCTCCGAGTCGGTGGCGCTCGAGGGCCTGGGCTACCGGCTGGTGCGCGACGTCGCGCCCGGCGAGGCGGTGTTCATCGACCTCGACGGCAATCTCCACACGCAGCAGTGCGCGGACTCGCCGGTGCTCAGCCCCTGCGTGTTCGAGTACGTCTACTTCGCGCGCCCCGACTCGATGATCGACGGCGCGTCGGTCTACGATGCGCGCCTGCGCATGGGCGAGTACCTCGCCGAGAAGCTCGCGCGCGAGCTCTGGCGCGGCGACGTCGACGTGGTCATGCCGATCCCCGACACCTCGCGGCCGGCGGCGATGCAGCTCGCGATGCGGCTCGGCATCCCCTACCGCGAGGGCTTCATCAAGAACCGCTACGTCGGCCGCACCTTCATCATGCCGGGGCAGGCGGTGCGCAAGAAGACGGTGCGCCAGAAGCTCAACGCGATGAGCGTCGAGTTCAAGGGCAAGAACGTGCTGCTCGTCGACGACTCGATCGTGCGCGGCACCACCTCGCGCGAGATCGTGCAGATGGCGCGCGACTCCGGCGCGAACAAGGTCTATTTCGCGTCGGCCGCGCCGCCGGTGCGCTTCCCGAACGTATACGGCATCGACATGCCGACCCGCGGCGAGCTGATCGCGCACGGCCGCAGCGACGACGAGATCCGCATCGCGATCGGCGCCGACGCGCTGATCTACCAGAGCATCGAGGAGATGAAGCAGTCGGTGCGCGACGTCAATCGCGCGCTGCGCGATTTCGATGCGTCCTGCTTCGACGGCCGCTACGTGACCGGCGACGTGTCGCCGGCCTACCTGGACGAGATCGAGCGGCAGCGTCTCGCCGCGCCCGCGTCGGCCGAGGAGGACACGCCGCGCAGCCAGATGAACCTGCAGTTCTCGGTCGTCCGGGACTGA
- a CDS encoding error-prone DNA polymerase, translated as MLPPYAELHCVSNFSFLRGASHPEELVERAQALDYSALAITDECSLAGVVRAHLQARGGRLALIVGAEFSLHELLPSPDPGLPSPDPGLPGFRLVLLATDRDGYGNLSELISAARMRAPKGRYRLVDDDLRHGLAGCLALLVPPPAVAVSPPEAFVGAARWLRERFDDRARIGVALHARGHDAALLEAAREAGRRAGLRLVAAGDVHCHLRSRKPLQDTLTSIRLGTPVRRLGHALASNAEQHLRSRLRLAQLYPAALLEETVALAESCRFSLDSLRYEYPDEIVPPGETPASWLRTLALRGAARRYPGGTPEAVARQIGHELALIAELRYEPYFLTVADIVDFARSRGILCQGRGSAANSAVCFCLGITEVDPARGNLLFERFISRERAEPPDIDVDFEHQRREEVIQYLYAKYGRDRAALAATVIRYRSRSALRDVGKALDIDPRAIEAVARAQNWWDRSLRPQALAHAGLDPASRKARLWLALAATLRGFPRHLSQHTGGFVIARDRLTRLVPVENAAMAERSVVEWDKDDLDALGLLKVDVLALGMLSAIRRALELIGARRGRPFRMQDVPAEDPATYEMISRADTVGVFQIESRAQMSMLPRMKPRCFYDLVIEVAIVRPGPIQGGMVHPYLRRRQGLEPVVFPRDEIRPALERTLGVPIFQEQVMQIAMLAAGFGAGEADALRRAMAAWRRRGDLGGFRDKLVDGMTRRGYAPEFAEAVFRQIQGFGEYGFPESHAASFALLVYVSAWIKRHEPAAFLAALLNSQPMGFYAPAQLVRDARAHGVEVRGVDVLASQWESTLEGIGVPTAPGGERPREDANRQPAVRLGLDRVRGLSQAGALRLLAARAERSRTRPGRPPFDDVDDLARAARLDRRDLQCLADADALRALAGHRLQAAWEVAAIAPLPALLADAAIREAPVALPEPTAGESTLADYRSLGIPMGRHPVALLRPQLARRRAWPAAELSRLPNGRIVSASGIVTHRQRPETARGVVFVTLEDESGSINVIVWPQVFERHRAEVLAARLMTVRGLWQRDVDTGGQVMHLIARQVIDDTPLLGRLVPASRDFR; from the coding sequence GGCGCCTCGCACCCCGAGGAGCTGGTCGAGCGGGCGCAGGCGCTCGACTATTCGGCGCTCGCGATCACCGACGAATGCTCGCTGGCCGGGGTCGTGCGGGCGCACCTGCAGGCGCGCGGCGGCAGGCTGGCGCTGATCGTCGGCGCCGAGTTCTCGCTGCACGAGCTGCTGCCCTCTCCCGACCCGGGGCTGCCCTCGCCCGACCCGGGGCTGCCCGGCTTCCGGCTCGTCCTGCTCGCCACCGACCGCGACGGCTACGGCAATCTCTCGGAACTGATCAGCGCGGCGCGCATGCGTGCCCCGAAGGGCCGCTACCGGCTGGTCGATGACGACCTTCGCCACGGCCTGGCCGGCTGCCTGGCCCTGCTGGTGCCGCCGCCGGCCGTCGCGGTGTCGCCACCCGAGGCCTTCGTCGGGGCAGCGCGCTGGCTGCGCGAGCGCTTCGACGACCGGGCGCGGATCGGCGTCGCGCTGCACGCCCGCGGCCACGACGCCGCGCTGCTCGAGGCCGCGCGCGAGGCCGGCCGGCGTGCGGGCCTGCGGCTCGTCGCCGCCGGCGACGTCCACTGCCACCTGCGCTCGCGCAAGCCGCTGCAGGACACGCTGACCTCGATCCGGCTCGGCACCCCGGTGCGCCGGCTCGGTCACGCGCTGGCCTCGAACGCCGAGCAGCACCTGCGCAGCCGCCTGCGGCTGGCCCAGCTCTACCCGGCCGCGCTGCTCGAGGAAACGGTGGCGCTTGCCGAAAGCTGCCGCTTCTCGCTCGATTCGCTGCGCTACGAGTACCCCGACGAGATCGTGCCGCCCGGCGAAACGCCCGCCAGCTGGCTGCGCACGCTCGCGCTGCGCGGCGCCGCGAGGCGCTATCCCGGCGGCACGCCCGAAGCGGTCGCCCGGCAGATCGGGCACGAGCTCGCTCTGATCGCCGAGCTGCGCTACGAGCCCTACTTCCTCACCGTGGCCGACATCGTCGACTTCGCCCGCAGCCGCGGCATCCTGTGCCAGGGGCGCGGCTCGGCGGCGAACTCGGCGGTCTGCTTCTGCCTGGGCATCACCGAGGTCGACCCGGCGCGCGGCAACCTGCTGTTCGAGCGCTTCATCAGCCGCGAGCGCGCCGAGCCGCCCGACATCGACGTCGATTTCGAGCACCAGCGCCGCGAGGAGGTGATCCAGTACCTGTACGCGAAGTACGGCCGCGACCGCGCCGCGCTGGCGGCCACGGTGATCCGCTATCGCTCGCGCTCGGCCCTGCGCGACGTCGGCAAGGCGCTGGACATCGACCCGCGCGCGATCGAGGCGGTGGCCCGCGCGCAGAACTGGTGGGACCGTTCCCTGCGGCCGCAGGCGCTCGCCCACGCCGGCCTCGATCCGGCCTCGCGCAAGGCCCGGCTGTGGCTGGCGCTGGCCGCCACCCTGCGCGGCTTTCCCCGCCACCTGTCGCAGCACACCGGCGGCTTCGTCATCGCGCGCGACCGGCTGACCCGGCTGGTGCCGGTCGAGAACGCCGCAATGGCCGAACGCAGCGTCGTCGAGTGGGACAAGGACGACCTCGACGCGCTGGGGCTGCTGAAGGTCGACGTGCTGGCGCTCGGCATGCTCAGCGCGATCCGCCGCGCGCTCGAGCTGATCGGCGCGCGGCGCGGCCGCCCCTTCCGCATGCAGGACGTCCCGGCCGAGGATCCCGCCACCTACGAGATGATCTCGCGCGCCGACACGGTCGGCGTGTTCCAGATCGAATCGCGCGCGCAGATGAGCATGCTGCCGCGGATGAAGCCGCGCTGCTTCTACGACCTGGTCATCGAGGTTGCGATCGTGCGCCCCGGCCCGATCCAGGGTGGCATGGTCCATCCGTACCTGCGCCGCCGCCAGGGCCTCGAGCCGGTCGTGTTCCCGCGCGACGAGATCCGGCCGGCGCTCGAGCGCACGCTCGGCGTGCCGATCTTCCAGGAGCAGGTGATGCAGATCGCGATGCTGGCGGCGGGCTTCGGCGCCGGCGAGGCCGACGCGCTGCGCCGCGCCATGGCGGCCTGGCGGCGGCGCGGCGACCTGGGCGGCTTCCGGGACAAGCTGGTCGACGGCATGACCCGGCGCGGCTATGCGCCCGAGTTCGCCGAGGCGGTGTTCCGGCAGATCCAGGGCTTCGGCGAATACGGCTTTCCCGAGAGCCACGCGGCCAGCTTCGCGCTGCTGGTCTACGTGTCGGCCTGGATCAAGCGCCACGAGCCGGCCGCCTTCCTGGCGGCACTGCTGAACAGCCAGCCGATGGGCTTCTACGCGCCGGCGCAGCTGGTGCGCGACGCCCGCGCGCACGGCGTCGAGGTGCGCGGCGTCGACGTGCTGGCCAGCCAGTGGGAGAGCACGCTCGAAGGGATCGGCGTGCCCACGGCACCCGGGGGCGAACGCCCGCGCGAAGACGCGAACCGGCAGCCGGCGGTGCGGCTCGGCCTGGACCGGGTGCGCGGCCTGTCGCAGGCCGGCGCGCTGCGGCTCCTGGCCGCCCGTGCCGAGCGAAGCCGCACGCGGCCGGGCAGGCCGCCCTTCGACGACGTCGACGACCTGGCGCGCGCCGCCCGCCTGGATCGCCGCGACCTGCAGTGCCTGGCCGACGCCGACGCGCTGAGGGCGCTGGCCGGCCACCGGCTGCAGGCCGCCTGGGAGGTCGCCGCGATCGCACCGCTCCCTGCCCTGCTCGCCGACGCCGCGATCCGTGAGGCGCCGGTCGCGCTGCCCGAGCCCACTGCCGGCGAGAGCACGCTGGCCGACTATCGCTCGCTGGGCATTCCGATGGGCCGTCATCCGGTCGCGCTGCTGCGCCCGCAACTCGCGCGCCGCAGGGCCTGGCCGGCGGCCGAGCTGAGCCGGCTGCCGAACGGCCGCATCGTTTCGGCCAGCGGCATCGTCACCCACCGGCAACGGCCCGAAACCGCGCGCGGCGTCGTCTTCGTCACGCTGGAGGACGAGAGCGGCTCGATCAACGTGATCGTCTGGCCGCAGGTCTTCGAGCGGCACCGGGCCGAGGTCCTGGCTGCCAGGCTGATGACCGTCCGCGGGCTCTGGCAGCGCGACGTCGACACCGGCGGCCAGGTGATGCACCTGATCGCCAGGCAGGTGATCGACGACACGCCGCTGCTCGGCCGCCTGGTGCCTGCGAGCCGCGATTTCCGCTGA
- a CDS encoding NADP-dependent malic enzyme has translation MSKAGQNLTAAEAALRDAALEYHRTPTRGKVAVTPTKPLANQRDLSLAYSPGVAYACLAIEEDPSLAAEYTSRGNLVGVVTNGTAVLGLGDIGPLAGKPVMEGKGCLFKKFAGIDVFDIELAERDPDKLVEIIAALEPTLGGINLEDIKAPECFVIERKLRERMKIPVFHDDQHGTAIISSAALLNGLELVGKDIGEIRLVASGAGAAAIACLDMMVALGVKPGNILVVDSKGVLHAERAGSVDASKKPWCRDTDARTLADAVRGADVLLGCSQPGVMTAEMVDTMAARPIILALANPEPEIRPEVAKAVRPDCIVATGRSDYPNQVNNVLCFPYIFRGALDCGATRITEEMKIACVREIADLAKAETSDEVAAAYPGQDLVFGPEYIIPKPFDSRLILRIAPAVARAAAESGVATRPIEDLDAYRDSLGRFVTHTGMFMRPVFAAAKAAPKRVAYAEGEDERVLRAVQAIVDDGLARPTLIGRPAVIAQRIERAGLRMQAGRDFELVNPEDDPRYRQYWEAYHKLMAREGVAPDVAKAVMRRSNTAIGAMMVRLGDADAMLCGLVGRYDAHLEHVEAIVGRRSDAPCLAAMNALMLDKHTLFIADTFVNEDPSAEQLAGIAMMAAEEVRRFGLPPKVAFLSHSMFGSSRRASARKMREACERFRQMAPDIEADGEMHGDAALSEEVRGRFLMESSLTGTANVLILPNLDAANILFNVLKVTGGQGVTVGPVLLGARAPVHILTPSATMRRVVNMTALAVADVSADAARGG, from the coding sequence ATGAGCAAGGCAGGCCAGAACCTGACGGCAGCCGAGGCGGCGCTGCGAGACGCGGCGCTCGAATACCACCGCACGCCCACGCGCGGCAAGGTGGCGGTCACGCCCACCAAGCCGCTGGCGAACCAGCGCGACCTGTCGCTCGCCTACTCGCCCGGCGTGGCCTACGCCTGCCTGGCGATCGAGGAGGACCCGTCTCTGGCGGCCGAGTACACCTCGCGCGGCAACCTGGTCGGCGTGGTCACCAACGGCACCGCGGTGCTGGGCCTCGGCGACATCGGCCCGCTCGCCGGCAAGCCGGTCATGGAAGGCAAGGGCTGCCTGTTCAAGAAATTCGCCGGCATCGACGTGTTCGACATCGAGCTGGCCGAGCGCGACCCCGACAAGCTGGTCGAGATCATCGCTGCGCTCGAGCCCACGCTGGGCGGCATCAACCTCGAGGACATCAAGGCGCCGGAGTGCTTCGTCATCGAGCGCAAGCTGCGCGAGCGGATGAAGATACCGGTGTTCCACGACGACCAGCACGGCACCGCGATCATCTCGTCGGCGGCGCTGCTAAACGGCCTGGAGCTGGTCGGCAAGGACATCGGCGAGATCCGGCTGGTGGCCTCTGGCGCGGGCGCCGCGGCGATCGCCTGCCTGGACATGATGGTCGCGCTCGGCGTGAAACCCGGGAACATCCTGGTCGTCGATTCGAAGGGCGTGCTGCACGCGGAGCGCGCCGGGTCGGTCGACGCCTCGAAGAAGCCCTGGTGCCGCGACACCGACGCCCGCACGCTGGCCGATGCGGTGCGCGGCGCCGACGTGCTGCTCGGCTGCTCGCAGCCGGGCGTGATGACCGCCGAGATGGTCGACACGATGGCCGCGCGGCCGATCATCCTCGCGCTCGCCAATCCGGAGCCCGAGATCCGCCCCGAGGTGGCGAAGGCGGTGCGGCCCGACTGCATCGTGGCCACCGGCCGCTCCGACTACCCGAACCAGGTCAACAACGTCCTGTGCTTCCCGTACATTTTCCGGGGAGCGCTCGACTGCGGCGCCACGCGCATCACCGAGGAGATGAAGATCGCCTGCGTGCGCGAGATCGCCGACCTCGCCAAGGCCGAGACCAGCGACGAGGTCGCCGCGGCCTACCCGGGGCAGGACCTGGTGTTCGGGCCCGAGTACATCATTCCGAAGCCCTTCGATTCCCGGCTGATCCTGCGCATCGCGCCGGCGGTGGCGAGGGCCGCGGCCGAGTCGGGCGTGGCCACCCGCCCGATCGAGGACCTCGACGCCTACCGCGACTCGCTGGGCCGCTTCGTGACCCACACCGGCATGTTCATGCGGCCGGTGTTCGCGGCGGCCAAGGCCGCGCCCAAGCGCGTCGCCTACGCCGAGGGCGAGGACGAGCGGGTGCTGCGCGCGGTGCAGGCGATCGTCGACGACGGCCTGGCGAGGCCCACGCTGATCGGGCGTCCGGCCGTCATCGCCCAGCGCATCGAGCGCGCGGGCCTTCGGATGCAGGCAGGGCGCGACTTCGAGCTGGTCAACCCCGAGGACGACCCGCGCTACCGCCAGTACTGGGAGGCCTACCACAAGCTGATGGCGCGCGAAGGCGTCGCGCCCGACGTGGCCAAGGCCGTGATGCGCCGGTCGAACACCGCGATCGGCGCGATGATGGTCAGGCTCGGCGATGCCGACGCGATGCTCTGCGGGCTGGTCGGGCGCTACGACGCGCACCTCGAGCACGTCGAGGCGATCGTCGGGCGGCGCAGCGATGCGCCCTGCCTGGCCGCGATGAACGCGCTGATGCTGGACAAGCACACGCTGTTCATCGCCGACACCTTCGTCAACGAGGACCCGAGCGCCGAGCAGCTGGCCGGCATCGCGATGATGGCCGCCGAGGAGGTGCGCCGCTTCGGGCTGCCGCCCAAGGTGGCCTTCCTGTCGCACTCGATGTTCGGCTCGAGCCGGCGCGCTTCGGCGCGCAAGATGCGCGAGGCCTGCGAGCGCTTCCGGCAGATGGCCCCGGACATCGAGGCCGACGGCGAGATGCACGGAGACGCCGCGCTGTCCGAGGAGGTACGCGGCCGTTTCTTGATGGAGTCGTCGCTGACCGGCACCGCGAACGTGCTGATCCTGCCCAACCTCGACGCGGCGAACATCCTGTTCAACGTGCTGAAGGTGACCGGCGGGCAGGGCGTGACGGTCGGGCCTGTCCTGCTGGGCGCCCGGGCGCCGGTGCACATCCTGACGCCGTCGGCGACGATGCGCAGGGTTGTGAACATGACCGCGCTGGCGGTGGCCGACGTGTCTGCCGACGCCGCGCGCGGCGGCTGA
- a CDS encoding O-succinylhomoserine sulfhydrylase → MSEDSKNDDLEAGYRFDTRAVRAGTERTHFGEHTEAMFLTSSFVHDSAEHAAAKFAGEAEGYIYSRFGNPTVRLFENRLAALEGAEDCRATASGMSAIMSVLMSLTKTGDHVVCSQGVFGTTIQLFSLFTRYGVETSYVPLADPDAWQAAIRPNTRMLFLETPSNPLTEVADLRAIAAIAKRHGIPLVVDNCFCTPALQRPLELGADIVVHSATKYLDGQGRVIGGAVLGSGKYMNDALQPVLRYCGPTLSAFNAWMLAKGLETLSIRMQKHSENALTVARWLEMQPGVERVRYPWLESHPQHALARAQQGAGGAVLAFELAGASDAERRANAWRVVDGCRLLSITANLGDVKSTITHPASTTHGRMSPAARAEAGIGEGMLRVAVGLEDPADICEDLARGLE, encoded by the coding sequence ATGAGCGAAGACAGCAAGAACGACGACCTCGAAGCGGGCTATCGCTTCGACACCCGCGCGGTGCGCGCGGGCACCGAGCGCACGCACTTCGGCGAGCACACCGAGGCGATGTTCCTCACCTCGAGCTTCGTGCACGACAGCGCCGAGCATGCGGCGGCCAAGTTCGCCGGCGAGGCCGAGGGCTACATCTATTCGCGCTTCGGCAACCCGACCGTCCGGCTGTTCGAGAACCGGCTGGCGGCGCTGGAAGGCGCCGAGGACTGCCGCGCGACCGCCTCGGGCATGTCCGCGATCATGTCGGTGCTGATGAGCCTCACGAAGACCGGCGACCACGTCGTGTGCTCGCAGGGCGTGTTCGGCACCACGATCCAGCTGTTCTCGCTGTTCACCCGCTACGGCGTGGAGACCAGCTACGTGCCGCTGGCCGACCCCGATGCCTGGCAGGCCGCGATCCGCCCGAACACGCGGATGCTCTTCCTGGAGACGCCGTCCAATCCGCTGACCGAGGTGGCGGACCTGCGCGCGATCGCGGCGATCGCGAAGCGGCACGGCATTCCGCTGGTCGTCGACAACTGCTTCTGCACGCCGGCGCTGCAGCGCCCGCTCGAGCTGGGCGCCGACATCGTCGTGCACTCGGCCACCAAGTACCTGGACGGGCAGGGCAGGGTGATCGGCGGAGCGGTGCTCGGCAGCGGCAAGTACATGAACGACGCGCTGCAGCCGGTGCTGCGCTATTGCGGGCCCACGCTGTCGGCCTTCAACGCCTGGATGCTGGCCAAGGGCCTGGAGACGCTGTCGATCCGGATGCAGAAGCACTCGGAGAACGCGCTGACCGTGGCGCGCTGGCTCGAGATGCAGCCTGGCGTCGAGCGGGTGCGCTATCCGTGGCTCGAGTCGCACCCGCAGCACGCGCTGGCGCGCGCCCAGCAGGGCGCCGGCGGCGCGGTGCTGGCCTTCGAGCTGGCCGGAGCAAGCGACGCCGAGCGGCGCGCCAATGCCTGGCGCGTCGTCGACGGCTGCCGGTTGCTGTCGATCACCGCGAACCTGGGCGACGTGAAGTCGACGATCACGCACCCGGCGAGCACCACGCACGGCCGGATGTCGCCCGCGGCGCGCGCCGAGGCGGGAATCGGCGAGGGCATGCTGCGGGTGGCGGTGGGTCTCGAGGACCCGGCCGACATCTGCGAGGATCTGGCGCGCGGGCTGGAGTAA
- a CDS encoding CvpA family protein gives MIDPGALTGWDWFVLAALLISTALGLLSGLVKTVFALAGWVAGLVGAPLLTPAVMDASGWTVHPLFVMALLFFVLLVAVRLFGVLLSRILSRVGLGGVDRTLGAVLGVARALLIVTVVAVAGRALGAHQEAAWQKAVSRPLLEQMLALVDPLLPEGGERSGKVRRT, from the coding sequence GTGATCGATCCCGGTGCCCTGACCGGCTGGGACTGGTTCGTTCTCGCCGCGCTGCTGATCTCGACCGCGCTCGGCCTGCTGAGCGGGCTGGTGAAGACCGTGTTCGCGCTGGCCGGCTGGGTGGCCGGCCTGGTGGGCGCGCCGCTGCTCACGCCGGCGGTCATGGACGCGAGCGGCTGGACGGTGCATCCGTTGTTCGTGATGGCGCTGCTCTTCTTCGTCCTGCTGGTCGCGGTCAGGTTGTTCGGGGTGCTGCTTTCCCGCATATTGTCCCGGGTGGGGCTGGGCGGCGTCGACAGGACGCTCGGCGCGGTGCTGGGCGTGGCCAGGGCGCTGCTGATCGTCACCGTGGTGGCCGTGGCGGGCAGGGCGCTCGGCGCCCACCAGGAGGCCGCCTGGCAGAAGGCGGTCTCGCGTCCGCTGCTCGAGCAGATGCTCGCGCTCGTCGATCCGCTGCTGCCCGAGGGCGGCGAACGCTCGGGCAAGGTCCGTCGCACCTGA